The segment GAACAGTCCAGTAACAGCAACCTCTATCAGAGATGCCCAAACAAACAATAGGTCAGATCTACCAGAGCAATGGAATCATAGTACATGCATGGGTACACGCAAGATGATCTACAAAACATGACGGGCAGATGTCTCTAACGACCAAACTCCAGTAGGCCACGACCAACGGTCCTCTCCATGGTCAAAAACGTAGTGCTCACCATCTCCACGCCGTCCACCGATGGCTCTCTGACAGCGAGTAAGCTCTCCATCTCCTCGGGGTCACGCTGCATCCACGGGTGATGCGTCACTCTACTCAACCTGCCGAGCCTCTCAGTGACGTCTCTCATGGCTGGTCGGTTCTCGCCAGCCATCTCCAGGCATTGCTTGGCGAGGTCAGCGACCTCCTCCAGCATCCCAACGTTCTCTTCACCCTTGATGTGGTCATCTATCACGTCCATCAGCCTCCCCTCCTTCAACGCGCACAGAAAGCTCACAGAAAGGCTCCTCTCGCTCTCGGGCCCTTCAAGGTTGAGTGCCTTCTTGCCAGTGATCAGCTCCAGGAGAACGACGCCAAAGCTGTAGACGTCGCTCTTATCTGTAAGCTGGCATGTCTGCATGTACTCAGGGTCCAGGTACCCGCAGGTCCCTTGCACCAGAGTGACGAATTGGGACTCATCAGTCGGTGCCACTATGGAGGCTCCAAAGTCTGATACCTTCGCGGAGTACTTGTCATCAAGAAGTATGTTGGAGGATTTCACATCACCGTGAAGGATTGGCGGTGACGCACATGAATGTAGGTAATCCAATGCTAGGGCAGATTCATGGGCGATCTGTAACCGAGTTGAGAACGGGGCATCACAGCACCCACTGACACCATGGATGAAATGGAATAGTGTGCCGTTGGGGATGAACTCATAGACTAGCATCGGGACCTCTACTTCGAGGCAACATCCTAGGAGCTTCACGATATTCTTATGGTTGACCTGGGACAgaatgagcatctccttgccaAACTCCTTCCTGCGCTGTTCATCTGTCATTGATATGCACCGTTTGATCGCGACCAGAATGCCGTTCTTGAGCGTGCCTTTGTAGACAGTTCCATGACCGCCACGACCAAGAACATTCTTGTCGTCAAATTGGTCTGTCGCCTCCATGAGCTCTGCTTCTGTGAAGATTGTGAATGTAGTGCCTTGCCCTGTGCTTATCTGCTCCAGAAGCAGCAGACCCCCATGTTGTCGAAAGTATCTCTCCTTGATGTTGGCCAGTTTCCTCCTTTCACGGGTCAAATATGAGCAAGTGATGGCTATGGCCAGTATGACAATAACAACGCTTATGCCTGAAAGTTTTTCATATGTTACTGGTACAGTTTAATCGTCTaagagaagagagaaaaaaggCCACTGGATATAATTGTGATTTACCAATAGATAGTATCATTGTGCCAGAGTGTGACAAGCCGCGGCGCCTGCAGTAGAAACTACCTCGTCTATTGACGCAACGCCCAGGGCATGGAGATGGACTAAGGGCACACTCATTGATGTCTGAAAAATGAAAATGGTGGCACAATCTCAGAAACCAGCAATTTGATTAGCTCCAAAATATTGAATTATGTATGACctaatattttttgtattaCGGACCTTGACAACCATCATGAAGGTAAGGATTGCCTTTGTAGccttcagagcaattgcaaagATAACCAAGACCACTGGTCGAATTGATGCACTCACTGTTGCTGCTACGGCAGGCATAGGAAGCTGCATCCTTCTTCGCAGCATCGCAAGTTTTGTTGCCCACGGCCCAGTTTAGAATAATTGGGACTTCACCATTGTGCTCATCCCAGAAGGTCGTCGTGTTCAGATACGCTGTGCGGAACTTAAATTTGTCAGCCTCCACAACCATGGCGTATCTGCAGTGCCTTTTGTCATCAATGGCACTTATGTTCCTGTCGGATGTACTATTACCGAAGGAAAATTGTTGGTAGGATACGTTGCTACTGAGCGCAACTTGGCAACAGCCCACACCGGTGCACCCCTCTACTGCTGCCAGGTTTTTAGGAGAGCTCTCCTCCGTTTGGCACCCAATCACATACTGCATAAATAGGAAAATACACTTGAGTCATTGGCACTATATTAAATATATCAATCTTAGTGCATCAGGTCGACACTTGTATTTGAGCAATTGGTAGGAGAACTTTATATTGAAGATAACCTGCAGCCAACAGCAGAATATAATGAATGTTCCTTTTTTTGTGACTTATCCTTTTTTCCCTTTGTGTGTGAGTGTGTGCGTGCAtgtggggagagagagagagagagagagtactcACGATGGCAGATTGCCTTGTGCCGGCCATTAAGCCAAGCGTGTCGACTCCTACGACTGTGAACACGTTCTCCTTCTCTGAGACCGTGAATGGCGTGCCAGCAAGGTCCAAGAAGGTCGTGGTTGAGCGGTtgtggcacatggaagcaatgtAACTCATCACCCGAACCTGACCTTGGAGCAGCAATATGTTGGCCACCGGCATGTTAAAGAGGTACGTAGTGTTCCTTTGGCCATCCTGAGACTTGTTGCAGTGAAGCTCAAATCCCTCTTCCAATGCACAGCCAGGGCCAATCCCAAATGGGTACTCAATGTTGACGTCACCGCACTTGTTTGGGCAATCATGGGGGGGCGAAGATGAAGCACCTCTGACCACAGGCTGCAACAGAAAGGCAAAGCTGAAGAACAGCAGCAGATGCATGGACAACATCTCATCAGAGAGCTTCCTATGGTGGCCCATAAGGGTAGCGGTCTAGTGGACAGAGAGTTTGTTGTACAAGTTTCTGTATTGGTGCATGTTGGGCTGTTGGCACATCTATGTCTCTATCTATATACTCCATATGAGTTAGGCCCTTAAGTCTGAACTCACTAAATTTCTATGCACGTTAGGTGATGAATTCGTCATCTCTGAACGACTGGGCCAAACACACGCACAGTGGTTCCATTGCTGCTCCTCCATTTCACCATATGGCTCTTTCTAACGAACTGAAACTTGTACGGGACATCGTACATTGACATTTCAGCTAATTCTCCGGGAAAAAAAATGACTGATTCCATGCATCGAAGAAATAAAACTAGCAGCAAAAGTACAGAACTGGCAATAAGAGACCACCTTTAATCCAGCTATGTACTCTGTATTTGACTCGATCTAACAAGAGGCCGGCATTTCTTTAACATACCGAGTCAAATTACGccctactgaatttactgaaaaGGTCCTTGGGGACAGTTTCTTAATTGCAGCTGCAGTTGTCCGGGTCCGGAAGCCCAAACAAGCACTAACCTAGGCAATGGGTCAACGCAGCACACTGTAACAACTAGCCTCAGGCTCTAATCGGGGATTGATACAGTATACCGCAGCAAACGCGACGAATCCGCTGACCATTTCGATTCCTCCCTGCAACCCGCCAAGGCGCCAAGGGATGGAGCATGGGAGACTGGTAGAGGTCGGCAGTTGGAACGCGCTTACCCTGCTGTTGTGCCTGGATGGTTCCACGGATGCCGCGGCGCCGCTCCGGCGCGCCGCGGACCTCTACCCCCGCTTCGTCTTCCTCCAGTCGCTTCCCCCACTGACCCACTCGCACTCGGTCACTGGCCCCGTGCAAAGGAGGTCGGGTTTGGCTAGTTGGGCCAGCGTTCATTCAAATGGACATCAGCCGAGGCTTATTAGCTTAACATTTGCTTATCTCATAAGccatactttttttttctacttcttacaataaatcagctAACAATACTTTATATCATGACTTATTAGCCAAACGAACAAAAAAAGATAGATATCTTGCAGCCAAATTGATAATTTAGCCATAAAGTTGCAGCTCCATTTGCTTATCTCATAGGccgtacttttttttttctacttCGCAGTGTTTTTCTCGCATAATAAATCAACGAGTGTTTTTTCTctaataataaatcagcgatcaATACTTTTGAACGAATGTCAGTATCCAAGTCATTTTTACAATTACAACCGAGTCTTTAGGTCAATCTGAAAAAGATGAAGGCTTCGATGGCCTCCACGTGAAACACAGCAGACACAGTAACACATCCAGTATATCTCCCGGTTTTTCAATCTTTGATAAGCAATACAACAAAGTTTTACTGTTAACCACAAATTAAAAAATTACAAAAGCTGGCGACCCACGAGGGTTACATTCTCCTGCCGAGCCATTAGAGCAGTAGCAATATCCAACATCTTGTAAGGACTTCAGTTGTGAATTTGCGGTTGTGGCTGCTGCTGAGCTGGAGGGCCATGAGGCGGCTGCTGTCCTGCACCTGCTTGAGGTGGTTGCTGAGATGAACTAGCCTGTGCCTGTGCTGGTGGTGCTAACATAGGCTGGTAAGGTGGATATTGTGGTGGGTAGGGCATGCGCGGTGGAGGCATGTAGCCACCATACGGTGGGGGAGGTGGATAGTATGGTGGATACTGACCATGGTAGTATGGCGGTGGTGCAGGATAGCCACCCTGTGCTGAGCTGCTTGATGGC is part of the Sorghum bicolor cultivar BTx623 chromosome 10, Sorghum_bicolor_NCBIv3, whole genome shotgun sequence genome and harbors:
- the LOC8076159 gene encoding wall-associated receptor kinase 3 isoform X3, translating into MVVEADKFKFRTAYLNTTTFWDEHNGEVPIILNWAVGNKTCDAAKKDAASYACRSSNSECINSTSGLGYLCNCSEGYKGNPYLHDGCQDINECALSPSPCPGRCVNRRGSFYCRRRGLSHSGTMILSIGISVVIVILAIAITCSYLTRERRKLANIKERYFRQHGGLLLLEQISTGQGTTFTIFTEAELMEATDQFDDKNVLGRGGHGTVYKGTLKNGILVAIKRCISMTDEQRRKEFGKEMLILSQVNHKNIVKLLGCCLEVEVPMLVYEFIPNGTLFHFIHGVSGCCDAPFSTRLQIAHESALALDYLHSCASPPILHGDVKSSNILLDDKYSAKVSDFGASIVAPTDESQFVTLVQGTCGYLDPEYMQTCQLTDKSDVYSFGVVLLELITGKKALNLEGPESERSLSVSFLCALKEGRLMDVIDDHIKGEENVGMLEEVADLAKQCLEMAGENRPAMRDVTERLGRLSRVTHHPWMQRDPEEMESLLAVREPSVDGVEMVSTTFLTMERTVGRGLLEFGR
- the LOC8076159 gene encoding putative wall-associated receptor kinase-like 16 isoform X2, whose amino-acid sequence is MPVANILLLQGQVRVMSYIASMCHNRSTTTFLDLAGTPFTVSEKENVFTVVGVDTLGLMAGTRQSAIYVIGCQTEESSPKNLAAVEGCTGVGCCQVALSSNVSYQQFSFAYLNTTTFWDEHNGEVPIILNWAVGNKTCDAAKKDAASYACRSSNSECINSTSGLGYLCNCSEGYKGNPYLHDGCQDINECALSPSPCPGRCVNRRGSFYCRRRGLSHSGTMILSIGISVVIVILAIAITCSYLTRERRKLANIKERYFRQHGGLLLLEQISTGQGTTFTIFTEAELMEATDQFDDKNVLGRGGHGTVYKGTLKNGILVAIKRCISMTDEQRRKEFGKEMLILSQVNHKNIVKLLGCCLEVEVPMLVYEFIPNGTLFHFIHGVSGCCDAPFSTRLQIAHESALALDYLHSCASPPILHGDVKSSNILLDDKYSAKVSDFGASIVAPTDESQFVTLVQGTCGYLDPEYMQTCQLTDKSDVYSFGVVLLELITGKKALNLEGPESERSLSVSFLCALKEGRLMDVIDDHIKGEENVGMLEEVADLAKQCLEMAGENRPAMRDVTERLGRLSRVTHHPWMQRDPEEMESLLAVREPSVDGVEMVSTTFLTMERTVGRGLLEFGR
- the LOC8076159 gene encoding putative wall-associated receptor kinase-like 16 isoform X1, coding for MPVANILLLQGQVRVMSYIASMCHNRSTTTFLDLAGTPFTVSEKENVFTVVGVDTLGLMAGTRQSAIYVIGCQTEESSPKNLAAVEGCTGVGCCQVALSSNVSYQQFSFGNSTSDRNISAIDDKRHCRYAMVVEADKFKFRTAYLNTTTFWDEHNGEVPIILNWAVGNKTCDAAKKDAASYACRSSNSECINSTSGLGYLCNCSEGYKGNPYLHDGCQDINECALSPSPCPGRCVNRRGSFYCRRRGLSHSGTMILSIGISVVIVILAIAITCSYLTRERRKLANIKERYFRQHGGLLLLEQISTGQGTTFTIFTEAELMEATDQFDDKNVLGRGGHGTVYKGTLKNGILVAIKRCISMTDEQRRKEFGKEMLILSQVNHKNIVKLLGCCLEVEVPMLVYEFIPNGTLFHFIHGVSGCCDAPFSTRLQIAHESALALDYLHSCASPPILHGDVKSSNILLDDKYSAKVSDFGASIVAPTDESQFVTLVQGTCGYLDPEYMQTCQLTDKSDVYSFGVVLLELITGKKALNLEGPESERSLSVSFLCALKEGRLMDVIDDHIKGEENVGMLEEVADLAKQCLEMAGENRPAMRDVTERLGRLSRVTHHPWMQRDPEEMESLLAVREPSVDGVEMVSTTFLTMERTVGRGLLEFGR